Proteins encoded within one genomic window of Theobroma cacao cultivar B97-61/B2 chromosome 7, Criollo_cocoa_genome_V2, whole genome shotgun sequence:
- the LOC18593770 gene encoding G-type lectin S-receptor-like serine/threonine-protein kinase At4g27290 yields the protein MERNCDEWTATAVDTLSPSQSLRNGETLASADGSFELGFFSPTVSSTSRFLGIWYKKVSKRTVVWVANRETPISDNKGVLLFSNHGILSLLNSTNSTVWSSNTSKTAQEPVVRLLNSGNLVVKDGKDNNPADNLWQSFDYPCETLLSGMKIGKNLVTGFEWFLSSWKSTDDPAPGQYFVRINISGYPQLVIEKGSKIAYRTDRGMVFAL from the exons ATGgagagaaattgtgatgaatg GACTGCTACTGCAGTAGATACACTCTCTCCAAGTCAATCCCTTAGAAATGGTGAAACTCTAGCTTCAGCTGATGGGAGCTTTGAACTGGGATTTTTCAGCCCTACAGTAAGTTCCACAAGTCGATttttaggaatatggtacAAGAAAGTATCTAAGCGAACGGTTGTATGGGTGGCAAATAGAGAAACTCCAATTTCTGATAATAAAGGAGTCTTACTTTTCTCCAACCATGGAATTCTTTCGCTTCTGAATAGCACAAATAGCACTGTTTGGTCATCAAATACATCAAAAACTGCACAAGAACCCGTTGTTCGTCTTCTCAACTCAGGAAATCTTGTAGTAAAAGATGGAAAAGACAACAACCCAGCTGACAATCTATGGCAGAGTTTTGATTATCCTTGTGAGACTCTGCTTTCAGGAATGAAAATCGGGAAGAACTTAGTGACAGGTTTTGAGTGGTTTCTGTCATCCTGGAAAAGTACAGATGATCCTGCTCCAGGCCAATACTTTGTACGTATAAATATCAGTGGATATCCACAACTAGTAATTGAGAAGGGATCTAAAATAGCGTACAGAACAGATCGTGGAATGGTCTTCGCTTTATAG
- the LOC18593766 gene encoding G-type lectin S-receptor-like serine/threonine-protein kinase At4g27290 isoform X2 yields the protein METISFFLVYLFVFFILRTATAVDTLSPSQSIKDGETLVSADGSFELGFFGPTVSSTSRFLGIWYKKVSSRTVVWVANRETPISDNKGVLLFSNHGILSLLNSTNSTVWSSNTSEAAQEPVAHLLNSGNLVVKNGKDNNPAEDNLWESFDYPSDTFLPGMKIGKNLVTGFEWFLSSWKSTDDPAPGQYFLRINISGYPQLEIEKGSKIVYRAGSWNGLRFTAMRPNVIFFKHEFKFNENEVYYTTEPNSSVVTRYMLSPLGFAQFLFWSDQQRDWEYLSTSYLDQCENYALCGTYATCNENKSPAVCSCLEGFTPKFVGKWNSRVWYDGCVRRTPLVCNNGDSFHKRTGLKLPDTSHSKVNMTMNIKECRQLCLSDCSCTAYTNSDIREGGSGCLLWFGDLLDMRDDMGHDGQDLYIRLAASEIANIDQKRQSWEKKRVAIIIGSVIIGMGMLIPAVLCIRWRKRNKKGLTRKNRAMDCDERENEEMELPLFNFGTIANATNNFSIENLLGRGGFGSVYKSTLAEGQHIAVKRLSKDSGQGLKEFKNEVILIAKLQHRNLVKLLGCCIQGEEKLLIYEYMANKSLDYFIFDQTRSKLLDWSKRVNIIGGIARGLLYLHQDSRLRIIHRDLKSGNILLDNAMNPKISDFGLAKTFWGEQTEANTNKVVGTYGYMSPEYAIDGVFSMKSDVFSFGVLVLEIVSGKKNRGFFHPDHDHNLLGHAWRLWTERRPMELIDDALRDFCLPSEVQRCIHVGLLCVQQRPEDRPNMSSVILMLSSESALPQPKQPGFFTGRNLPEAESSSSNSKSSSANECTITLLKAR from the exons ATGGAGACGATTTCATTCTTTCttgtatatttatttgttttcttcatcttAAGGACTGCTACTGCAGTAGATACTCTCTCTCCAAGTCAATCCATTAAAGATGGTGAAACTCTTGTTTCAGCTGATGGGAGCTTTGAACTGGGATTTTTCGGCCCTACAGTAAGTTCCACAAGTCGATttttaggaatatggtacAAGAAAGTATCTAGTCGAACCGTTGTATGGGTGGCAAACAGAGAAACTCCAATTTCTGATAATAAAGGAGTCTTACTTTTCTCCAACCATGGAATTCTTTCGCTTCTGAATAGCACAAATAGCACTGTTTGGTCATCTAATACATCCGAAGCTGCACAAGAGCCCGTTGCTCATCTTCTCAACTCAGGAAATCTTGTagtaaaaaatggaaaagacaACAACCCAGCTGAAGACAATCTATGGGAGAGTTTTGATTATCCTTCTGATACGTTTCTTCCAGGAATGAAAATCGGGAAGAACTTAGTCACAGGTTTTGAGTGGTTTCTGTCATCCTGGAAAAGTACAGATGATCCTGCTCCAGGCCAATACTTTTTACGTATAAATATCAGTGGATATCCACAACTAGAAATTGAGAAgggatctaaaatagtatacaGAGCAGGATCATGGAATGGTCTTCGCTTTACAGCGATGAGACCGAATGTAATATTTTTCAAGCATGAATTTAAGTTCAATGAGAATGAAGTTTATTATACTACTGAGCCCAACAGTTCAGTAGTTACTAGGTACATGCTAAGCCCATTAGGCTTTGCTCAGTTCCTTTTCTGGAGTGATCAACAACGTGATTGGGAGTATCTATCAACGTCATATCTTGATCAGTGTGAGAACTATGCCCTTTGTGGAACATATGCCACCTGCAATGAAAATAAGTCTCCAGCAGTGTGTTCATGCTTGGAAGGGTTCACGCCCAAATTTGTAGGAAAGTGGAATTCAAGAGTTTGGTATGATGGGTGTGTTAGAAGAACTCCATTGGTTTGTAACAATGGAGATAGCTTTCACAAGCGCACGGGTTTGAAATTGCCAGACACGTCCCATTCCAAGGTTAACATGACCATGAATATCAAAGAATGTAGGCAGTTATGTTTGAGTGATTGCTCTTGCACTGCATATACAAATTCAGATATCAGAGAGGGGGGAAGCGGATGCCTGCTGTGGTTTGGTGATCTGTTGGACATGAGAGATGATATGGGGCATGATGGGCAAGACCTTTATATTCGACTTGCTGCTTCAGAAATAG CTAATATCGACCAAAAACGGCAATCATGGGAGAAAAAGCGAGTAGCAATTATAATCGGCTCTGTCATAATAGGAATGGGAATGCTGATACCAGCTGTCTTGTGTATCCGGTGGAGGAAACGTAATAAGAAAG GATTGACAAGAAAGAATCGCGCAATGGATTGTGATGAAAGGGAGAACGAAGAGATGGAATTGccattatttaattttgggACCATAGCAAATGCCACAAATAACTTTTCTATTGAGAACTTGCTGGGAAGAGGTGGATTTGGATCAGTTTACAAG AGTACATTGGCAGAGGGGCAACACATAGCAGTAAAGAGACTATCAAAGGATTCTGGACAAGGGCtgaaagaattcaaaaatGAAGTTATTTTGATTGCCAAACTTCAGCACCGCAATCTTGTAAAGCTTCTCGGCTGTTGCATTCAAGGAGAGGAAAAATTGTTAATCTATGAATACATGGCCAACAAAAGTTTGGACtactttatttttg ATCAAACAAGAAGCAAACTACTAGACTGGAGTAAACGAGTGAATATTATTGGTGGAATTGCTCGAGGACTTCTTTATCTTCATCAAGACTCTAGACTTAGAATAATCCACAGAGATCTCAAGTCCGGCAACATTTTACTGGATAACGCAATGAACCCAAAAATTTCAGATTTTGGCTTAGCTAAAACATTTTGGGGAGAGCAAACTGAGGCCAACACAAATAAAGTGGTCGGAACATA TGGTTATATGTCTCCCGAGTATGCCATTGATGGGGTTTTCTCAATGAAATCTGATGTCTTTAGCTTTGGGGTTCTTGTCCTTGAGATAGTAAGTGGAAAGAAGAACAGGGGATTTTTCCACCCAGATCATGATCATAATCTTCTCGGACAT GCATGGAGATTATGGACAGAAAGGAGGCCAATGGAACTGATTGATGATGCTCTTAGGGACTTTTGCTTGCCATCTGAAGTGCAGCGATGCATTCATGTGGGACTGCTGTGCGTGCAGCAACGACCAGAAGATAGACCAAACATGTCTTCTGTAATTCTAATGCTAAGCAGTGAAAGTGCATTGCCTCAACCAAAGCAGCCAGGGTTTTTCACAGGGAGGAATCTGCCTGAAGCTGAGTCTTCATCAAGCAACAGTAAATCATCTTCTGCAAATGAGTGCACCATTACCCTGTTAAAGGCACGGTAG